One genomic region from Drosophila busckii strain San Diego stock center, stock number 13000-0081.31 chromosome 3R, ASM1175060v1, whole genome shotgun sequence encodes:
- the LOC108604679 gene encoding high-affinity choline transporter 1 has product MINVAGVVSIVLFYLLILVVGIWAGRKKQAGNDSEEEVMLAGRSIGLFVGIFTMTATWVGGGYINGTAEAIYTQGLVWCQAPFGYALSLVFGGIFFANPMRKQGYITMLDPLQDSFGERMGGLLFLPALCGEVFWAAGILAALGATLSVIIDMDHRTSVILSSCIAIFYTLFGGLYSVAYTDVIQLFCIFIGLWMCIPFAWSNEHVRSLSDMDVDWIGHVEPKQRWFYIDYGLLLIFGGIPWQVYFQRVLSSKTAGRAQLLSYVAAAGCILMAIPPVLIGAIAKATPWNETDYKGPYPLTIDETSMILPMVLQYLTPDFVSFFGLGAVSAAVMSSADSSVLSAASMFARNVYKLIFRQKASEMEIIWVMRVAIIVVGILATIMALTIPSIYGLWSMCSDLVYVILFPQLLMVVHFKKHCNTYGSLAAYLVALLIRLSGGEAMLGLPALIEFPGYDEETKTQLFPFRTMAMLMSLVTLVFVSWWTKMMFESGKLPPSYDYFRCVVNIPEDVQRVGDPSESGEQLSVMAGPLARCYGAATMAGKDESNGRINPALEPDDDEPVAEALRINQQTAHAQVQKMLEKAGAGGGGGQSQAMPTMPTPVQDNTAF; this is encoded by the exons ATGATTAATGTGGCCGGTGTGGTGAGCATTGTGCTCTTCTATCTGCTCATCTTGGTGGTGGGCATCTGGGCTGGGCGCAAGAAGCAGGCGGGCAATGATTCCGAGGAGGAGGTGATGCTTGCCGGTCGCTCGATTGGTCTCTTCGTGGGCATATTTACAATGACGGCTACctgggtgggtggtggctATATTAATGGCACCGCAGAAGCTATTTACACCCAGGGTTTGGTCTGGTGTCAGGCGCCATTCGGCTACGCGCTCAGCTTGGTGTTTG GTGGCATTTTCTTTGCGAATCCTATGCGCAAACAGGGCTATATAACCATGTTGGATCCGCTGCAGGATTCGTTTGGCGAGCGCATGGGCGGTCTGCTCTTTCTGCCGGCGCTTTGCGGCGAGGTCTTCTGGGCAGCGGGCATTCTAGCGGCGCTGGGCGCTACGCTGTCCGTCATTATTGACATGGATCATCGCACTTCGGTCATTCTCTCCTCCTGCATTGCCATATTCTATACGCTCTTTGGCGGTCTCTACTCTGTGGCGTATACCGACGTCATACAgctgttttgcatttttattggaCTCTGGATGTGCATACCCTTTGCCTGGAGCAACGAGCATGTGCGCAGCTTGAGCGACATGGATGTGGACTGGATTGGTCATGTGGAGCCGAAGCAACGCTGGTTCTACATAGACTACGGCCTGCTGCTTATCTTTGGCGGCATACCCTGGCAGGTTTACTTCCAGCGCGTGCTCTCCAGCAAAACCGCTGGGCGGGCACAGCTGTTGTCCTATGTGGCTGCCGCTGGCTGCATACTGATGGCTATACCGCCAGTTCTGATTGGCGCCATAGCCAAGGCAACGC CATGGAATGAAACCGACTACAAGGGTCCCTATCCGCTGACCATTGATGAGACCAGCATGATATTGCCCATGGTGCTGCAGTATTTGACGCCCGACTTTGTTTCGTTCTTTGGCTTGGGCGCTGTCTCGGCTGCTGTCATGTCCTCTGCTGATTCTTCGGTGCTGTCCGCCGCCTCCATGTTTGCACGCAATGTCTACAAATTGATTTTCCGTCAGAAGGCTTCCGAAATGGAAATCATTTGGGTGATGCGCGTGGCCATTATAGTCGTCGGCATACTGGCCACCATTATGGCCCTCACCATACCCTCGATCTACGGCTTGTG GTCCATGTGCTCCGACCTGGTCTACGTCATACTCTTCCCGCAGCTGCTGATGGTGGTGCACTTCAAGAAGCACTGCAATACCTACGGCAGTCTGGCGGCCTACTTGGTGGCGTTGCTCATACGTCTCTCAGGTGGAGAAGCTATGCTAGGACTGCCTGCTTTGATAGAGTTTCCGGGCTATGATGAGGAGACCAAAACGCAGCTGTTTCCGTTTCGCACAATGGCCATGTTGATGAGCCTTGTCACGCTGGTGTTTGTCTCCTGGTGGACCAA AATGATGTTCGAGTCCGGCAAACTGCCGCCGAGTTATGACTATTTCCGCTGTGTGGTCAACATACCAGAGGATGTGCAGCGTGTGGGCGATCCATCTGAGTCTGGGGAACAGCTCTCTGTTATGGCGGGTCCTTTAGCGCGTTGCTATGGCGCTGCAACTATGGCAGGCAAAGATGAAAGCAATGGACGCATTAATCCCGCACTGGAGCCCGACGATGATGAACCTGTAGCCGAAGCTCTACGCATCAATCAGCAGACAGCCCACGCACAGGTGCAGAAAATGCTGGAGAAGGCGGGCGcaggtggcggtggcggccaAAGTCAAGCCATGCCCACCATGCCCACTCCGGTGCAGGATAACACGGCCTTCTGA
- the LOC108603798 gene encoding DNA polymerase theta codes for MAFSQSFEFGDSTFMKLENDLGNKHKNEKDLDIIHESPPSEKLRTHTQAAASRSNVSRRQSFRRWKSDSKMGQSTTNASCEKYADFFKDDFSYEGKQAAADTGKADVALMRVSQIQAELDAARNMLEENSENINTTSIFEAHICTEDVFNTETEDMDDKRESPVELANLDESSFLCPVRDNVGSQQLQKDLLFSHCELAKHSQHHSESLKMSKLTQNLSSMSPNQLRLSPNSCSLNEATPPPNPEPVPTAERKSIAAWGLPPSVLNEYKKKGVLEMFDWQVECLSKPKVLFEHCNLVYSAPTSAGKTLVSEILLLKTVLERSKKVLLILPFISVVREKMFYLQDLLQPAGYRVEGFFGGYTPPGGFESINVAICTIEKANSIVNKLLEHGKLDELGIVIVDEVHLISDPGRGYILELLLAKLLYMSRKQALQIQIVTMSATLANVELLQHWLNAELYITNYRPVALQEMIKLGSNIFDNKLSLLRDLNKSCEVPTLSNDGDQVAQLCIETLLEGCSAVVFCPSKDWCENLAVQLATALHVLLKSDNPLAKRLRTQLNPTAIEDVKQQLRDIPTGLEAVLGKAITYGCAFHHAGLTTEERDIVEASFKAGALKLLVATSTLSSGVNLPARRVIIRSPLFGGKQMNSLTYRQMIGRAGRTGKDTLGESILICTESNARIGQDLITAQLQPISSCLEQDGSMHLKRALLEVISSGVVSSRQDIDNFVNCTLLSAQKSRQAQADTQAEQEDHYLSDALDFLVEYEFVRLQTDEETAREHYVATRLGTACLASSMPPTDGLILFAELQKARRCFVLESELHAVYLVTPYSVCYQLQQLDWLLYLDMWEKLNPAMKKVGELVGVKEAFLVRAMRGQTKLDYKLMQIHKRFYTALALQELVNETPINVVSHKFKCPRGMLQSLQQMASTFAGIVSAFCQSLQWSTLALIVSQFKERLYFGIQRELIDLMRLPDLSHKRARVLYDAGITSLVELAGTNALTLEQLLHNSLSFDSAKQHEHENALEAAERNSARNFFITGKAGMTAAEAAKLLIAEARQFVQHEIGVENIKWTQVEDTAVKVLHMSIEEEQPQAPTQAVKKRQISKDAEETPSKVRRIESNPKELQNILAKVNTEAKRNVEIQTPRNGLKPKELPSNLVNVNTVASHIKEIQTTDSTKPLEVQQTNVAKANMATAPLKEIVAKAKDKTICKTLEPTAAKIISTPAIAALEEKPSTSACSRKELLDKQIAERRHIALMKINSRRAKLENARQGLPTEAPAQSLPGSTPPPKTNTKENVPPNKTPIVTPTTAKSKTPTAAATKSLPRRSPRNHKSSTPALAEIAAAKEQDLFDNDESFMLNTGLTAALTAAEAKAQQASIPDEIPSSQPQESHHSPHASRLLLRSQRMQSPKTKPDEIPSSQPLESHQTPHASRLLLRSQRMQSPKTKPKTEPAPAPKTEPISDSASAGSSMELSNMSLENSLIKHPHLLNASHILSCSKLDEPASSFASLDIIDLCGNQQLFQMASAELQKSTRCGLSIAVQAQAGKRKPLIGANLLINQVAAEEQRKAAADMQPALFQLDDSCFMAGVSFCLADNVVYYLNLQQEDNDAQLSSKQKLELIAKLLSRNELTLIMHDGKEQLKTLRRILPQLSFIDCKLEDPKAANWLLQPDKTLSFHNMCQQFAPECTALLGLCGSGRGYSSYGMDASSAILPKVRASIEACVSLHILHGQLENLERIGSAELLKFFREVEMPIHLSLCHMECLGFPVKEHRLLRLYQQMLAMTKKLESKIYELHGSRFNLGSTQAVGKVLGLHRKPSGRVNTSRQILEKLDSPMSQLILNHRKLSTLLAKCVQPLLKCCQTNRVHGQSISYTATGRISMAEPNLQNIAKDFEVQVGSEKINISCRSSFAPMQEQRCLLSADFCQLEMRILAHLSMDKALLAVMNSSQDLFTAIAAHWHKIKESEVTEPVRNGTKQICYGIVYGMGMRSLAEALKCTEQEAKMLSEQFHATYPGIRAYAEKVVKFARNNGYVETITSRRRYLDHINSGELQLKNQAERQAINSTVQGSAADIAKTAILRMEKNIKRYREKIGLEEQAVNLVLHLHDELIFEVPADKARKIAKVLRVTMENCIKLNVPLRVKLKIGRSWGEMQEI; via the exons ATGGCATTCTCGCAATCATTTGAGTTTGGCGACAGTACATTTATGAAGTTGGAAAACGATTTAGGGAACAAGCACAAAAACGAAAAGGATTTGGATATCATACACGAATCACCGCCAAGTGAAAAACTTAGGACACATACACAGGCAGCAGCCAGTAGGTCAAATGTATCACGCCGCCAGTCATTTCGCAGATGGAAATCCGACTCCAAAATGGGACAAAGTACAACTAATGCCAGTTGTGAAAAATATGCAGACTTTTTCAAAGACGACTTTTCCTATGAGGGTAAGCAAGCAGCTGCGGACACGGGCAAGGCGGATGTAGCTCTAATGCGTGTGTCCCAAATCCAGGCAGAACTGGATGCGGCTAGGAATATGCTGGAGGAAAACTCTGAGAATATTAATACCACGTCCATATTCGAGGCACACATATGCACGGAAGATGTGTTCAATACAGAAACAGAGGATATGGATGATAAGCGAGAATCTCCAGTTGAGCTGGCCAATCTAGATGAAAGCAGCTTCCTATGTCCAGTCAGAGATAATGTTGGCTCGCAGCAACTACAAAAGGATCTGCTGTTCAGCCACTGTGAGCTAGCTAAGCACAGTCAGCATCACAGTGAGAGCCTAAAGATGTCCAAATTGACCCAAAACCTGAGCAGCATGTCACCAAATCAGCTACGACTGTCGCCCAATAGTTGTAGCCTAAATGAAGCCACGCCGCCGCCTAATCCTGAGCCAGTGCCTACAGCAGAGCGCAAGTCTATAGCAGCTTGGGGCTTACCGCCCAGCGTGCTCAACGAGTATAAGAAAAAAGGCGTGCTAGAGATGTTTGACTGGCAGGTGGAGTGCCTCAGCAAGCCCAAGGTGCTCTTTGAACACTGCAATCTAGTCTACTCCGCACCCACATCGGCTGGCAAAACTCTTGTTAGTGAGATACTGCTGCTTAAGACTGTGCTGGAGCGCTCCAAGAAAGTGCTGCTCATACTGCCCTTCATTTCGGTGGTGCGCGAGAAGATGTTCTATCTGCAGGATCTGCTGCAGCCTGCTGGGTATCGCGTAGAGGGATTTTTTGGTGGCTATACACCGCCTGGCGGTTTTGAGAGCATCAATGTGGCCATTTGCACAATTGAGAAGGCCAACTCAATAGTGAACAAGCTGCTGGAGCATGGCAAGCTAGATGAGCTGGGTATTGTAATTGTGGACGAGGTGCATCTCATTTCGGATCCCGGTCGTGGCTATATACTggagttgctgctggccaagctgctcTACATGTCGCGCAAGCAGGCGCTGCAAATACAGATTGTTACCATGTCCGCCACGCTGGCTAACGTGGAACTGCTGCAGCATTGGCTCAACGCAGAGCTATACATAACCAACTACCGCCCCGTGGCGCTGCAGGAAATGATAAAGCTAGGCAGCAATATCTTTGATAATAAATTGAGTTTACTGCGCGATCTAAACAAAAGTTGTGAAGTGCCCACGCTAAGCAACGATGGTGACCAAGTGGCGCAACTTTGCATTGAAACGTTGCTGGAGGGCTGTTCGGCTGTGGTCTTTTGTCCCTCCAAGGACTGGTGCGAAAATCTAGCCGTCCAGCTAGCCACAGCGCTGCATGTGCTCCTCAAATCGGATAATCCACTAGCGAAGCGACTGCGCACTCAACTTAATCCAACAGCCATTGAGGATGTAAAGCAACAACTACGCGATATACCCACGG GTTTGGAAGCAGTCCTGGGAAAGGCCATAACTTATGGCTGCGCCTTTCATCATGCTGGTCTCACCACCGAGGAGCGCGATATTGTGGAAGCCAGCTTCAAGGCGGGCGCACTGAAGTTGCTCGTAGCCACCAGCACGCTTAGCTCCGGCGTTAATTTGCCCGCCCGGCGTGTCATCATACGCTCGCCTCTATTTGGCGGCAAGCAAATGAATTCACTGACTTATCGACAGATGATCGGACGCGCTGGCCGTACTGGCAAAGATACGCTTGGTGAATCCATACTCATTTGCACGGAAAGCAATGCGCGCATAGGTCAGGACTTGATCAcggcgcagctgcagccaattAGCTCCTGCCTGGAGCAGGATGGCAGC ATGCATCTTAAGCGCGCGCTGCTGGAGGTTATTTCCTCTGGAGTCGTTAGCAGTAGACAGGACATAGACAACTTTGTCAACTGCACCTTGCTCAGTGCACAAAAGTCTCGGCAGGCACAGGCAGATACACAGGCGGAGCAGGAAGATCACTATCTAAGCGATGCTTTGGATTTTTTGGTGGAATACGAATTCGTGCGGCTGCAAACGGATGAGGAAACAGCTAGGGAGCATTATGTAGCCACTCGCTTGGGCACTGCCTGTTTGGCCTCCTCCATGCCGCCTACCGATGGCTTAATCCTGTTTGCCGAGCTGCAAAAAGCACGTCGCTGCTTTGTGCTAGAGTCGGAGCTGCATGCAGTCTATCTGGTTACACCTTACTCCGTGTGCTATCAACTGCAACAGCTAGACTGGCTTCTGTATCTGGACATGTGGGAGAAACTTAATCCTGCTATGAAAAAGGTGGGAGAGCTGGTGGGCGTCAAAGAGGCGTTTCTAGTGCGCGCCATGCGCGGACAAACCAAACTGGACTACAAGCTCATGCAGATTCACAAGCG CTTCTATACGGCACTGGCGCTGCAAGAGCTGGTCAACGAGACGCCCATCAATGTGGTGTCGCACAAGTTCAAGTGCCCGCGCGGCATGTTGCAGAGTCTGCAGCAGATGGCCTCCACTTTTGCTGGCATTGTGAGTGCCTTTTGCCAGTCGCTGCAATGGTCCACGCTGGCTCTCATAGTCTCGCAGTTCAAGGAGCGCCTCTACTTTGGCATACAGCGCGAGCTCATCGATCTTATGCGTCTGCCCGACTTGAGCCACAAACGCGCGCGTGTCTTGTATGATGCTGGCATTACCAGCTTGGTGGAGCTTGCAGGCACCAATGCGCTGACACTTGAACAGTTGCTGCACAACTCCTTGAGCTTCGATTCAGCCAAGCAGCATGAGCACGAGAACGCACTGGAGGCTGCCGAACGCAACTCGGCTAGGAATTTCTTTATCACGGGCAAAGCGGGCATGACAGCAGCTGAAGCGGCAAAGCTACTCATTGCCGAAGCGCGTCAATTTGTGCAACATGAGATTGGTGTGGAAAACATCAAATGGACGCAAGTGGAAGACACGGCTGTAAAGGTGCTCCACATGTCCATTGAAGAGGAGCAGCCTCAGGCGCCAACCCAGGCAGTAAAGAAACGCCAGATTTCTAAAGACGCAGAGGAGACGCCAAGTAAAGTGCGCAGGATTGAGTCGAATCCAAAAGAACTTCAGAATATTCTGGCTAAAGTTAATACAGAAGCAAAGCGAAATGTAGAAATTCAGACTCCAAGAAATGGATTGAAGCCAAAGGAGCTTCCCTCTAATCTGGTTAATGTTAATACAGTAGCCAGCCACATAAAAGAAATTCAGACAACTGACAGCACGAAGCCCTTGGAGGTACAGCAGACTAACGTAGCTAAAGCTAATATGGCAACTGCTCCGTTAAAAGAAATTGTAGCCAAAGCTAAggacaaaacaatttgtaaaactttagagccaacagcagctaagATCATAAGCACTCCCGCAATCGCTGCTCTGGAAGAGAAGCCCAGCACTAGCGCCTGCAGCCGCAAGGAGCTGCTggacaaacaaattgcagagCGTCGACACATTGCACTCATGAAAATTAACAGCAGACGTGCTAAATTGGAGAATGCACGGCAAGGATTGCCGACTGAGGCGCCTGCGCAGAGTTTGCCTGGCTCGACACCGCCACCAAAAACGAATACGAAAGAAAACGTGCCACCAAACAAAACGCCCATTGTGACACCTACGACGGCTAAAAGTAAAAcgccaactgcagctgcaacaaagtCACTGCCACGACGTAGTCCACGCAATCACAAAAGCTCCACGCCAGCATTAGCAGAGATAGCTGCAGCAAAGGAGCAAGATTTGTTTGACAATGATGAGTCCTTTATGTTAAACACAGGACTAACTGCAGCCTTAACCGCTGCTGAGGCCAAAGCGCAGCAAGCTTCCATTCCCGATGAAATTCCCAGCTCACAGCCACAGGAATCGCACCATTCACCGCATGCTTCacgcttgctgctgcgctctcaaCGCATGCAGAGTCCCAAAACTAAGCCCGATGAAATACCCAGTTCACAGCCACTGGAATCCCACCAGACGCCTCACGCTTCtcgcctgctgctgcgctcacaACGCATGCAGAGTCCCAAAACAAAGCCCAAGACAGAACCAGCGCCTGCGCCTAAAACTGAGCCAATATCCGACTCCGCGTCCGCTGGCAGCTCCATGGAACTCTCAAATATGTCGCTGGAAAACTCGTTAATCAAGCATCCACATTTGCTGAATGCCTCGCACATACTTAGCTGCTCCAAGTTGGATGAGCCGGCCTCCAGTTTTGCCAGCCTTGATATCATTGACCTTTGTGGTAATCAGCAGCTGTTTCAAATGGCATCTGCGGAGCTCCAAAAGTCCACACGCTGTGGCTTAAGCATAGCAGTGCAGGCTCAGGCAGGCAAACGCAAGCCGCTCATTGGCGCCAATTTGCTTATTAACCAAGTGGCGGCTGAGGAGCAgcgcaaagcagcagcggatATGCAGCCCGCGCTCTTTCAGCTGGACGACAGCTGCTTTATGGCGGGCGTATCCTTCTGCCTGGCCGACAATGTAGTCTActatttgaatttgcagcaGGAGGACAATGATGCACAGctcagcagcaagcaaaagctggAACTTATAGCCAAATTGCTAAGTCGCAACGAGCTGACGCTGATCATGCACGATGGCAAGGAGCAGCTTAAAACGTTGCGACGCATTTTGCCGCAACTCAGCTTCATAGACTGTAAATTGGAGGATCCCAAGGCAGCCAATTGGCTGCTCCAACCAGACAAGACACTCAGTTTTCATAACATG TGTCAGCAGTTTGCGCCGGAGTGCACGGCGCTCTTGGGGTTATGCggtagtgggcgtggctataGCAGCTATGGCATGGATGCTAGCAGTGCCATCTTGCCCAAGGTGCGGGCGTCTATTGAAGCCTGCGTGAGCCTGCATATACTCCATGGGCAACTGGAGAATCTGGAGCGCATTGGCAGCGCTGAGTTGCTCAAGTTCTTTCGAG AAGTGGAAATGCCCATACATCTGTCACTGTGCCATATGGAATGCCTTGGATTTCCAGTCAAGGAACATCGCTTGTTGCGCTTGTATCAGCAAATGTTGGCCATGACGAAGAAACTTGAGTCCAAGATCTATGAGTTGCATGGCTCACGCTTTAATTTAGGCTCCACACAAGCAGTGGGCAAGGTGCTTGGACTACATCGTAAACCAAGTGGTCGCGTCAACACCTCGCGGCAAATACTTGAGAAGCTGGACTCGCCCATGTCGCAACTGATACTCAACCATCGCAAGTTGAGCACATTGCTTGCCAAGTGTGTGCAGCCACTGCTCAAGTGCTGCCAGACGAATCGTGTGCATGGCCAAAGCATTAGTTACACAGCTACAGGTCGCATCTCCATGGCAGAGCCAAACTTGCAGAATATAGCCAAAGACTTTGAAGTGCAAGTGGGCAGTGAAAAGATTAACATATCTTGTCGCAGTTCATTTGCGCCCATGCAGGAGCAACGCTGCCTTCTATCGGCGGACTTTTGTCAGCTGGAGATGCGTATATTGGCGCATTTGTCCATGGATAAAGCGCTGTTGGCCGTAATGAACTCCTCACAGGATTTGTTTACGGCCATTGCTGCGCATTGGCATAAGATTAAAGAGTCCGAGGTGACAGAGCCTGTGCGCAATGGCACCAAACAGATCTGCTATGGCATTGTCTATGGCATGGGCATGCGCAGTCTGGCCGAGGCGCTCAAATGCACAGAACAGGAAGCGAAGATGCTGTCCGAGCAGTTTCATGCAACATATCCAGGCATTCG aGCTTATGCTGAAAAGGTGGTGAAGTTTGCACGCAACAATGGCTATGTAGAGACCATTACTAGTCGACGACGCTATCTGGATCACATAAATAGTGgcgagctgcagctaaaaa ATCAAGCTGAGCGACAAGCAATTAACTCAACAGTTCAAGGCTCTGCCGCAGATATTGCCAAAACCGCAATCCTACGCATGGAGAAGAATATAAAGCGCTATAGAGAGAAAATTGGATTGGAGGAGCAGGCAGTTAATCTGGTGTTGCATCTGCACGACGAGCTCATCTTTGAGGTGCCCGCTGATAAGGCAAGGAAAATA
- the LOC108603799 gene encoding kanadaptin, with protein MDDFKVPGLPVKHHLLHHHHMEKPPEPKPQDESTPKNTQPIAPSCPYKIPKWSRPPMPDDIYKFEVLKSGIIIDEVKELQQQATWKFGRLPDNDVAMSHPTISRYHAVLQYKPKAEDSSSDEEDDEGDQTEGWYVYDLGSTHGTFLNKQRIPERVYIRIRVGHMLKLGNSTRVYILQGPGDDEEPESELTVTELREQKEQKVAAAAAEKERKKKEAEERERNEGASWGMGEDADEETDLTHNPYASTNNEELFFDDPKRTLRGYFEREGLNLEYKCDELSQGSFVCRVELPLDDSNGRPIVVEVTHKGRKKDCVVQCALEACRTLDRHGVLRQANQEAQKRKIVKNTDSDDEDEFWDRTGDVARKKQRKACASTNVTLTYEDLLKQETELNIEMAQVEHQIGAYHQNEKRMREQAEKQKSADDDLDNFMDTLSDNVTSVDKTEIKKLRLEEQRIKAEQLKLQRLIKIAKPTMLPFTPQASCSTASINTQQRSADKKQLPMIGKRNQFSKFKVVKMVPSTTTKAQTAVFASEDEEVEEEEEEGEKLAAETVTEPSTSELSKETTATDVVTEADSNISLATADVINTDNVVLSEAEVAEILTLIEEIDTSASTSSMATTIVDSATSTATATATSTATTTATSTTTATTTATAVAADDDTTFKKPRARPRQRQRQRQDVDMDINQLAEHEDSEKYAKWVPPTNQSGDGITHLNEKFGY; from the exons atgGACGATTTTAAAGTCCCAGGGCTGCCTGTTAAACACCATCTACTACACCACCACCACATGGAAAAGCCTCCCGAGCCTAAGCCACAAGATGAGTCAACTCCGAAAAATACACAGCCGATCGCACCAAGCTGTCCTTACAAGATACCAAAGTGGTCTAGGCCGCCCATGCCAGACgatatttacaaatttgaaGTGCTCAAGTCAGGCATAATAATTGATGAGGTGAaggaactgcagcagcaagccaCATGGAAGTTTGGCCGTTTACCCGACAACGATGTGGCCATGTCCCATCCAACAATATCCCGCTATCACGCAGTGCTGCAGTACAAGCCGAAAGCTGAAGACTCTAGCAGCGATGAAGAGGACGATGAAGGTGACCAAACAGAAGGCTGGTATGTTTATGATCTTGGCAGCACCCATGGCACATTCCTTAACAAACAACGCATACCGGAGCGTGTTTATATACGTATACGAGTTGGTCATATGCTAAAGCTTGGCAACAGCACACgtgtttacattttgcaaGGGCCTGGCGATGATGAAGAGCCCGAGTCCGAACTAACAGTGACAGAGCTTCGTGagcaaaaagaacaaaaagtagcggctgctgctgctgaaaagGAGCGGAAAAAGAAGGAAGCAGAAGAACGTGAGCGAAATGAGGGTGCCAGTTGGGGTATGGGCGAAGATGCTGATGAAGAGACCGATCTCACACATAATCCGTATGCCAGCACTAATAACGAAGAGCTCTTCTTTGACGATCCCAAGCGCACCCTGCGTGGCTATTTCGAACGCGAGGGTCTCAATCTTGAATATAAATGTGACGAGCTCTCGCAAGGATCTTTTGTCTGCCGTGTCGAGCTGCCATTGGACGACTCAAATGGCAGACCAATTGTCGTGGAGGTGACACATAAGGGACGCAAGAAAGACTGCGTAGTGCAGTGTGCTCTGGAAGCCTGTCGCACGCTCGATCGTCATGGTGTGTTGCGTCAGGCGAATCAAGAGGCACAGAAACGCAAGATTGTCAAAAATACTGACTCAGATGATGAGGATGAATTCTGGGATCGCACAGGAGACGTGGCTCGCAAGAAGCAACGTAAAGCGTGCGCAAGCACAAATGTTACACTCACCTATGAGGATTTG CTGAAACAAGAAACCGAGCTTAATATAGAGATGGCCCAGGTGGAGCATCAAATTGGCGCCTATCACCAAAATGAGAAGCGTATGAGAGAGCAGGCAGAAAAGCAGAAAAGCGCCGACGATGATCTTGACAACTTTATGGACACTCTCAGTGACAATGTGACGTCAGTGGATAAGACTGAGATTAAAAAGCTACGG CTGGAAGAGCAGCGCATTAAAGCCGAGCAGCTTAAACTGCAGCGGCTTATTAAAATAGCCAAACCGACAATGCTGCCCTTTACCCCGCAAGCTAGTTGCTCGACGGCCAGCATCAACACACAACAGAGAAGCGCAGATAAGAAGCAGTTGCCTATGATTGGCAAAAGAAATCAATTTAGCAAGTTTAAGGTGGTCAAAATGGTGccgagcacaacaacaaaagcgcaaacgGCTGTATTCGCCTCCGAAGACGAAGAAGTtgaagaggaggaggaggaggggGAAAAGCTTGCAGCGGAAACAGTTACAGAGCCTTCAACAAGTGAGCTTTCAAAGGAAACAACGGCCACAGACGTCGTGACGGAAGCAGATTCAAACATTTCATTGGCTACAGCGGATGTTATAAACACAGACAATGTGGTGTTGTCCGAGGCTGAGGTAGCGGAAATCCTCACACTAATAGAAGAAATTGATACCAGCGCTTCGACTAGCAGCATGGCGACCACAATAGTAGACTCTGCTACATCGACAGCTACAGCCACTGCTACATCCACAGCTACAACCACTGCTACATCTACAACTACAGCCAcaactacagctacagctgtaGCCGCTGACGATGACACGACTTTTAAGAAGCCTCGCGCACGCCCCAGACAACGCCAAAGGCAGCGCCAGGATGTAGATATGGATATCAACCAGTTGGCTGAGCATGAGGATAGCGAAAAATACGCTAAATGGGTTCCACCGACTAACCAAAGCGGCGATGGCATTACGCATCTCAATGAGAAATTCggttactaa